A genomic region of Ewingella sp. CoE-038-23 contains the following coding sequences:
- the cysK gene encoding cysteine synthase A translates to MSKIYEDNSLTIGHTPLVRLNRIGNGRILAKVESRNPSFSVKCRIGANMIWDAEKRGILNKDIELVEPTSGNTGIALAYVAAARGYKLTLTMPETMSVERRKLLKALGANLVLTEGAKGMKGAIAKAEEIQASDPNRYLILQQFSNPANPAIHEQTTGPEIWEDTDGAVDVFIAGVGTGGTITGVGRYLKGKKSSVKLIAVEPTDSPVITQTLNGEEVKPGPHKIQGIGAGFIPGNLDLDLIDRVSLITNDESISMARRLMEEEGILAGISSGAAVAAAVKLSEEPEFADKTIVVILPSSGERYLSTALFADLFTEKELQQ, encoded by the coding sequence ATGAGCAAGATCTATGAAGACAATTCATTAACAATCGGCCACACGCCGCTGGTTCGCCTGAACCGTATTGGCAATGGGCGTATTCTGGCTAAGGTCGAGTCACGTAACCCGAGCTTCAGCGTCAAATGTCGTATCGGCGCGAACATGATTTGGGATGCTGAAAAACGCGGCATTCTGAACAAAGATATCGAGCTGGTAGAACCCACCAGCGGCAACACCGGCATCGCGCTGGCTTACGTTGCGGCTGCTCGTGGCTATAAATTAACCCTGACCATGCCTGAAACCATGAGCGTTGAGCGCCGTAAGCTGCTTAAGGCGCTGGGGGCCAATCTGGTGCTGACCGAAGGCGCTAAGGGTATGAAAGGTGCGATTGCTAAAGCTGAAGAGATTCAGGCCAGCGATCCAAACCGCTACTTGATTCTGCAGCAGTTCAGCAACCCGGCTAACCCGGCAATTCACGAACAAACTACCGGCCCTGAGATTTGGGAAGATACCGACGGCGCGGTTGACGTGTTCATCGCAGGCGTGGGTACCGGCGGTACTATCACCGGCGTAGGTCGCTATCTGAAAGGCAAGAAAAGCAGCGTAAAACTGATTGCCGTTGAGCCAACCGACTCTCCTGTCATCACTCAGACGCTGAATGGCGAAGAAGTGAAGCCCGGCCCACACAAGATTCAGGGCATTGGCGCAGGGTTCATTCCGGGCAACCTTGATTTAGACCTAATCGACCGCGTGTCTCTGATCACCAATGACGAATCCATCAGCATGGCGCGTCGTTTGATGGAAGAAGAAGGTATTCTGGCGGGTATCTCCTCCGGCGCGGCCGTCGCCGCAGCGGTGAAACTTTCTGAAGAGCCAGAGTTCGCCGATAAGACTATCGTCGTCATCCTGCCATCTTCCGGCGAGCGCTATTTGAGTACCGCATTGTTTGCAGATTTGTTTACGGAAAAAGAATTGCAACAATAA
- the ptsH gene encoding phosphocarrier protein Hpr, which yields MFQQEVTITAPNGLHTRPAAQFVKEAKGFTADITVTSNGKSASAKSLFKLQTLGLTQGTVVTLSAEGEDEQKAVEHLVKLMAELE from the coding sequence ATGTTCCAGCAAGAAGTTACTATTACCGCACCTAACGGTCTGCACACCCGCCCTGCCGCACAGTTCGTGAAAGAAGCTAAAGGTTTTACTGCTGACATCACCGTGACTTCTAACGGTAAAAGCGCTAGCGCAAAGAGCCTTTTCAAACTGCAAACTCTGGGTCTGACTCAGGGCACAGTGGTAACCCTCTCTGCAGAAGGTGAAGACGAGCAGAAAGCCGTTGAACACTTGGTAAAACTGATGGCAGAGCTCGAGTAA
- the ptsI gene encoding phosphoenolpyruvate-protein phosphotransferase PtsI, with amino-acid sequence MISGILVSPGIAFGKALLLKEDEIVINRKKISPEEVDQEVKRFLSGRAKASAQLETIKTKAGETFGEEKEAIFEGHIMLLEDEELEQEIIALIKDEHASADAAAFSVIEGQAKALEELDDEYLKERAADVRDIGKRLLRNILGLAIVDLSSIQDEVILVATDLTPSETAQLNLNKVLGFITDLGGRTSHTSIMARSLELPAIVGTSDVTKQVKNDDYLILDAVNNKIYVNPTADIIDELKAVQNQYISEKDELTKLKDLPAITLDGHQVEVCANIGTVRDVAGAERNGAEGVGLYRTEFLFMDRESLPTEEEQFQAYKAVAEAMGSQAVIVRTMDIGGDKDLPYMNLPKEENPFLGWRAIRICLDRKEILHDQLRAILRASAFGKLRIMFPMIISVEEVRELKAELDLLKAQLREEGKAFDESIEVGVMVETPAAAVIAHHLAKEVDFFSIGTNDLTQYTLAVDRGNELISHLYNPMSPSVLALIKQVIDASHAAGKWTGMCGELAGDERATLLLLGMGLDEFSMSAISIPRIKKIIRNTNFEDVKALADQALAQPTAQELMNLVNKFIEEKTLC; translated from the coding sequence ATGATTTCAGGCATTTTAGTATCTCCCGGTATCGCTTTCGGCAAAGCGCTTCTGTTGAAAGAAGATGAGATTGTCATCAACCGGAAAAAAATCTCTCCTGAAGAAGTTGATCAGGAAGTAAAACGTTTCCTGTCAGGCCGTGCTAAAGCTTCAGCACAGTTAGAGACGATCAAGACCAAAGCAGGCGAGACCTTCGGTGAAGAGAAAGAAGCCATCTTCGAAGGCCACATTATGTTGTTGGAAGACGAAGAGCTTGAGCAGGAAATCATAGCCCTTATCAAAGATGAGCACGCTTCCGCTGACGCCGCTGCCTTTTCTGTTATTGAAGGGCAAGCCAAGGCTTTGGAAGAGCTGGATGATGAATACCTGAAAGAGCGCGCGGCTGACGTGCGTGACATCGGTAAACGCCTTCTGCGCAACATTTTGGGACTGGCGATTGTCGATCTGAGCTCCATTCAGGATGAAGTTATTCTGGTCGCGACCGATCTGACGCCATCAGAGACTGCACAGCTGAACCTGAACAAGGTGCTGGGCTTCATCACTGATCTGGGCGGCCGTACTTCCCACACCTCCATCATGGCGCGTTCTCTGGAATTACCGGCAATCGTCGGCACCAGCGATGTGACCAAGCAGGTGAAAAATGATGACTATCTGATCCTTGATGCCGTAAACAATAAAATCTACGTCAACCCGACGGCAGATATTATTGACGAGCTGAAAGCCGTTCAGAACCAGTACATCTCAGAAAAAGACGAACTGACCAAGCTGAAAGACTTGCCGGCAATTACGCTGGACGGTCATCAGGTGGAAGTTTGTGCCAATATCGGTACCGTGCGCGACGTCGCCGGTGCAGAGCGCAATGGCGCTGAAGGTGTTGGCCTGTATCGTACCGAATTCCTGTTCATGGACCGTGAAAGCCTGCCTACCGAAGAAGAGCAATTCCAGGCATATAAAGCAGTTGCTGAAGCGATGGGCTCACAGGCAGTTATCGTGCGTACCATGGACATTGGCGGTGACAAAGACCTGCCATACATGAACTTGCCGAAAGAAGAGAACCCATTCCTGGGCTGGCGCGCAATCCGCATCTGTTTGGACCGTAAAGAAATTCTTCACGACCAGCTGCGTGCCATTCTGCGTGCTTCCGCGTTCGGTAAACTGCGTATCATGTTCCCAATGATCATTTCCGTTGAGGAAGTGCGTGAACTGAAAGCAGAGCTGGACTTGCTGAAAGCGCAACTGCGCGAAGAAGGCAAAGCCTTTGATGAAAGCATTGAAGTTGGCGTGATGGTGGAAACACCAGCGGCGGCAGTGATTGCTCATCATCTGGCAAAAGAAGTCGATTTCTTCAGTATTGGTACTAACGATCTTACCCAGTATACTCTGGCAGTAGATCGCGGTAATGAGCTGATTTCTCATCTTTACAACCCAATGTCACCTTCTGTACTGGCTTTAATTAAGCAAGTCATTGACGCATCTCATGCTGCTGGCAAATGGACAGGCATGTGTGGCGAGCTAGCAGGTGACGAACGTGCTACACTTCTTCTATTGGGCATGGGTTTAGATGAGTTCAGCATGAGTGCTATCTCTATCCCGCGCATCAAGAAAATTATTCGTAATACGAACTTCGAAGATGTGAAAGCGCTGGCAGACCAGGCCCTGGCCCAACCTACGGCGCAAGAGTTAATGAACCTGGTTAACAAGTTCATTGAAGAAAAAACACTCTGCTAA
- the crr gene encoding PTS glucose transporter subunit IIA — translation MGLFDKLKSLVSDDKKEVGTIEIVAPISGEIVNIEDVPDVVFAEKIVGDGIAIKPAGNKMVAPVDGTIGKIFETNHAFSIESDSGIELFVHFGIDTVELKGEGFKRIAEEGQRVKKGDLIIEFDLPLLEEKAKSTLTPVVISNMDEIKELIKLTGTVTVGETPIIRIKK, via the coding sequence ATGGGTTTGTTCGATAAACTGAAATCACTAGTTTCTGATGATAAAAAAGAAGTTGGCACTATTGAAATCGTAGCGCCGATCTCTGGTGAAATTGTCAACATTGAAGATGTGCCAGACGTTGTTTTCGCTGAGAAAATCGTCGGCGACGGTATTGCCATCAAACCAGCTGGCAACAAAATGGTTGCACCGGTTGACGGTACTATCGGTAAAATCTTCGAAACTAACCATGCTTTCTCTATCGAATCCGACAGCGGCATTGAGCTGTTTGTCCACTTCGGTATTGATACCGTTGAACTGAAAGGCGAAGGCTTCAAACGCATCGCTGAAGAAGGTCAACGCGTTAAGAAAGGTGATTTGATTATCGAGTTTGATCTGCCTCTGCTGGAAGAGAAAGCCAAGTCTACCCTGACTCCGGTTGTTATCTCTAACATGGATGAGATCAAAGAGCTGATTAAACTGACTGGTACTGTGACCGTTGGCGAAACGCCAATCATCCGTATCAAAAAGTAA
- a CDS encoding HAMP domain-containing sensor histidine kinase, translating to MAIASGKRLRGRLFWKILFGFWFTFIAITQVLWVTFAFYNHHEPPESGIARRFVKLQITSAVSTLRSGGMPALDAMMADWPDDDRQFFSVTPSMVPAEGETLQSLAPGNAPKEIVEFVQGPKGQGYRLRYNVEGLMSEYRPKHREHMLHIPTPLLWIGGLGGLLFSAVLAWNLTRPMLQMRQAFGRVAQGDLSVRLFAKMGKRHDELSDVARDFDSMAERLQVLVKAREELLHDVSHELRSPLARLQLAIGLARQNPLNVETSLQRIEHEAGRLDKMIGELLALSRTENDQMPHEEYFDLYGLVEAVVNDARYEAQLPGVEIELRPDTPDQNDYTVKGNAELMRRAIDNVVRNALRFSAREQKVVVSLIQSEGWLTIEVEDQGPGVEEDKLSSIFDPFVRVMSPLSGKGYGLGLAITRKVMVAHDGKVEARNATPHGLIISLQVPHWKI from the coding sequence TTGGCTATCGCATCAGGTAAACGCCTTCGCGGAAGGCTATTTTGGAAAATCCTGTTTGGATTTTGGTTCACCTTCATCGCCATCACTCAGGTTCTCTGGGTGACTTTTGCTTTCTATAACCACCACGAGCCGCCGGAAAGCGGCATCGCGCGACGGTTTGTGAAGCTGCAAATCACCTCAGCCGTCTCCACATTGCGCTCAGGCGGCATGCCCGCCCTCGACGCCATGATGGCCGACTGGCCGGATGATGACCGCCAGTTCTTCTCCGTCACCCCCTCGATGGTGCCCGCCGAAGGCGAAACGCTGCAGTCGCTGGCGCCGGGTAACGCGCCGAAAGAGATTGTCGAGTTCGTGCAGGGGCCGAAAGGGCAGGGCTATCGGCTGCGTTATAACGTTGAAGGGCTGATGAGCGAATACCGGCCGAAGCATCGCGAGCATATGCTACACATCCCGACGCCGCTGCTATGGATAGGCGGCCTCGGCGGCCTGCTGTTCAGCGCGGTGCTGGCGTGGAACCTAACTCGGCCAATGCTGCAAATGCGTCAGGCCTTTGGCCGCGTGGCTCAGGGGGACCTGTCGGTGCGCCTGTTTGCCAAAATGGGCAAACGCCACGACGAGCTGTCCGACGTGGCGCGGGACTTCGACTCCATGGCCGAACGCCTACAGGTGCTGGTTAAAGCGCGCGAGGAGCTGCTCCACGACGTTTCCCATGAACTACGCTCACCCTTGGCCCGATTACAGCTAGCGATTGGCCTGGCGCGGCAGAACCCCCTTAACGTCGAAACCTCATTACAGCGTATCGAACATGAGGCGGGGCGGCTGGATAAGATGATTGGCGAACTGCTGGCGCTCTCACGAACTGAAAACGACCAGATGCCGCACGAAGAGTATTTTGATCTGTATGGGCTGGTGGAGGCGGTGGTCAACGATGCGCGCTACGAAGCACAGCTTCCCGGCGTAGAGATTGAGCTGAGGCCAGACACTCCTGATCAGAATGACTACACGGTGAAGGGCAATGCCGAGCTGATGCGACGGGCAATTGATAACGTGGTGCGCAACGCGCTGCGTTTCTCCGCCCGCGAGCAAAAAGTGGTGGTGTCGCTGATTCAGTCGGAAGGTTGGTTGACGATTGAAGTGGAAGATCAGGGGCCGGGCGTCGAGGAAGACAAGCTCTCTAGCATCTTCGACCCCTTTGTCCGTGTGATGTCGCCGCTATCGGGCAAAGGCTACGGGCTTGGCTTAGCTATTACGCGCAAAGTGATGGTGGCGCACGATGGCAAAGTCGAGGCGCGCAACGCCACGCCGCACGGCCTGATCATCAGCCTGCAAGTGCCGCACTGGAAGATTTAA
- a CDS encoding response regulator transcription factor: MKILLVDDDLELGTMLSEYLIAEGFNASLVLTGKAGIDGAMSGDYSAMILDIMLPDMSGIDVLRQVRKNSRLPIIMLTAKGDNIDRVIGLEMGADDYMPKPCYPRELVARLRAVLRRVEEQQEAPSDSSVIHYGDLTLNPATRSSQWRGALFDLTASEFNLLELLLRAPERVVSKDELSEKGLGRPREAYDRSIDVHISNIRQKLASLAGGDILTIETVRSIGYRIR, from the coding sequence ATGAAAATTTTATTGGTCGATGACGATCTCGAACTGGGTACCATGCTCAGCGAATATTTGATTGCTGAAGGTTTCAACGCATCGCTGGTGCTGACCGGCAAGGCGGGCATTGACGGCGCGATGTCCGGCGATTATTCCGCGATGATCCTCGATATTATGCTGCCTGATATGAGCGGCATCGACGTGCTGCGCCAAGTGCGTAAAAACAGCCGTCTGCCGATCATCATGCTGACCGCCAAAGGCGACAACATCGATCGCGTTATCGGGCTGGAGATGGGCGCTGACGACTATATGCCGAAGCCCTGCTATCCGCGCGAGCTGGTGGCGCGCCTGCGTGCCGTGCTGCGTCGTGTTGAAGAGCAGCAGGAAGCCCCTTCTGACTCGTCCGTCATCCATTATGGTGACCTGACATTGAATCCCGCGACGCGCAGCAGCCAGTGGCGTGGTGCGCTGTTTGACTTGACCGCCTCTGAATTCAATCTGCTGGAGCTGTTGCTGCGCGCGCCAGAGCGCGTGGTGTCCAAGGATGAGCTGTCCGAGAAAGGCTTGGGGCGTCCGCGCGAGGCCTACGACCGCAGCATTGATGTGCATATCAGCAACATTCGCCAGAAACTGGCGTCCCTTGCTGGCGGTGATATCCTGACTATTGAGACGGTAAGAAGTATTGGCTATCGCATCAGGTAA
- the cysM gene encoding cysteine synthase CysM codes for MSTLEQYIGNTPLVKLQRLTQDLDSEIWVKLEGNNPAGSVKDRAALFMIEQAEKRGEIRPGDTLIEATSGNTGIALAMIAALKGYKLKLLMPENMSLERQASMRAYGAELLLISRAQGMEGARDLALEMQRQGQSKVLDQFNNADNPLAHFTTTGPEIWQQTAGRITHFVSSMGTTGTITGVSRFLRTQSSEVKIIGLQPEEGSSIPGIRRWPQAYMPGIFKAELVDETIDMAQQEAEDTMRELARQEGIFCGVSSGGAVAGALRVARANPGSLVVAIICDRGDRYLSTGVFDL; via the coding sequence GTGAGCACGCTCGAACAGTACATCGGCAATACGCCTCTGGTGAAATTACAGCGACTGACCCAGGATCTGGACAGTGAGATTTGGGTCAAACTGGAAGGCAATAACCCCGCTGGCTCGGTTAAAGATCGCGCCGCGCTTTTTATGATCGAGCAGGCTGAAAAGCGCGGGGAGATCCGCCCTGGCGATACGCTGATTGAAGCCACCAGTGGTAACACCGGTATCGCCCTGGCGATGATTGCCGCGCTCAAGGGTTATAAACTCAAGCTATTAATGCCGGAAAATATGAGCCTGGAGCGTCAGGCCTCTATGCGCGCCTATGGGGCAGAATTGCTGCTGATTAGCCGTGCGCAGGGGATGGAAGGCGCGCGAGACTTGGCGTTGGAGATGCAGAGACAGGGGCAGAGCAAGGTGCTGGATCAGTTTAATAATGCTGATAATCCGCTGGCACATTTCACGACCACCGGCCCGGAAATTTGGCAGCAAACGGCGGGACGCATAACCCATTTTGTTTCCAGTATGGGCACCACCGGCACCATTACCGGCGTCAGCCGCTTCCTGCGCACTCAGAGCAGTGAGGTGAAAATCATTGGTTTGCAGCCCGAAGAGGGCAGCAGCATTCCGGGCATTCGCCGCTGGCCGCAGGCTTATATGCCGGGTATCTTCAAGGCAGAACTGGTGGATGAAACCATCGACATGGCGCAGCAAGAGGCTGAAGACACCATGCGCGAGCTGGCTCGCCAAGAGGGGATTTTCTGCGGCGTTAGCTCCGGCGGCGCGGTAGCTGGCGCTCTGCGCGTTGCTCGTGCCAACCCCGGCAGCCTGGTGGTGGCGATCATTTGCGACCGTGGCGATCGCTATCTTTCGACCGGGGTGTTCGATCTCTAA
- the cysA gene encoding sulfate/thiosulfate ABC transporter ATP-binding protein CysA: protein MSIEINGINKYFGRTKVLNDISLDIPSGQMVALLGPSGSGKTTLLRIIAGLENQSAGKLSFHGKDVSQVHARDRQVGFVFQHYALFRHMTVFDNIAFGLTVLPRRERPNTEAIKKKVTQLLEMVQLSHLANRYPSQLSGGQKQRVALARALAVEPQILLLDEPFGALDAQVRKELRRWLRQLHEELKFTSVFVTHDQEEAMEVADRVVVMSQGNIEQVGTPPEIWRDPATRFVLEFMGEVNKISGDIRGSQLYVGPYHWPLENPPLHQGAVDLFLRPWEMEITAQPTQRCPLPVKVLEVSPRGHFWQLIVHAEGWHDEPLSVVLSDFAGQSTPQRGDKFYVGGLNGRLYAGDEALQPVALAKSA, encoded by the coding sequence ATGAGCATTGAAATTAACGGTATCAACAAATACTTCGGCCGCACCAAGGTGCTGAACGATATCTCGCTCGATATTCCTTCCGGCCAAATGGTGGCGCTGCTCGGGCCGTCCGGCTCCGGCAAAACCACGCTGCTGCGCATTATCGCCGGTCTTGAAAACCAGAGCGCCGGTAAGCTGAGCTTCCACGGCAAAGACGTCAGTCAGGTTCACGCCCGCGACCGTCAGGTCGGTTTTGTATTCCAACATTACGCGCTGTTCCGCCACATGACGGTGTTCGATAACATCGCCTTTGGCCTGACCGTTCTGCCGCGCCGCGAGCGCCCGAATACGGAAGCGATTAAAAAGAAAGTCACTCAGCTGCTGGAAATGGTGCAGCTAAGCCACTTGGCGAATCGCTATCCGTCCCAGCTGTCCGGCGGGCAGAAGCAGCGCGTGGCGCTGGCCCGCGCTCTGGCGGTCGAGCCGCAAATCTTGCTGTTGGATGAGCCTTTCGGCGCGCTGGATGCTCAGGTACGTAAAGAGCTGCGCCGCTGGCTGCGTCAGCTGCACGAAGAGTTGAAATTCACCAGCGTGTTTGTCACCCACGACCAGGAAGAGGCAATGGAAGTCGCGGATCGCGTGGTGGTGATGAGCCAAGGCAATATCGAACAAGTGGGCACGCCGCCGGAAATCTGGCGTGACCCGGCAACGCGCTTCGTGCTGGAGTTTATGGGCGAAGTGAATAAAATCAGCGGCGACATTCGCGGCTCCCAGCTCTACGTCGGCCCATATCACTGGCCGCTGGAAAACCCGCCGTTGCATCAGGGCGCGGTTGATCTATTCCTGCGCCCGTGGGAAATGGAAATCACCGCGCAGCCAACCCAGCGCTGCCCGCTACCGGTGAAAGTGTTGGAAGTCAGCCCGCGAGGTCATTTCTGGCAGTTAATCGTCCATGCCGAAGGTTGGCACGACGAGCCACTGTCAGTGGTACTGTCTGATTTTGCAGGACAATCTACCCCGCAGCGCGGCGACAAGTTCTACGTAGGGGGCTTGAATGGCCGCCTGTACGCCGGGGACGAAGCACTGCAACCCGTTGCATTGGCGAAAAGTGCCTGA
- the cysW gene encoding sulfate/thiosulfate ABC transporter permease CysW, with translation MSDIPAYSGEVRRPIDWTKWLLIGTGMLICLLLLVIPMISIFVLAFSDGIAAVWKNLSDSDMLHSIWLTVLMALITVPVNLVFGTLLAWLVARFNFPGRQLLLTLIDIPFAVSPVVAGLLYLLFYGTNGPLGPWLDAHNLQFMFAWPGMVMVTIFVTCPFVIRELVPVMLSQGSHEDEAAVLLGASGWQMFRRVTLPNIRWALLYGVVLTNARAIGEFGAVSVVSGSIRGETYTLPLQVELLHQDYNTAGAFTAAALLTLMAIVTLFLKSGLQWRLKRHNDRLEREDSNEH, from the coding sequence ATGTCTGATATTCCGGCTTACTCAGGGGAAGTGCGTCGGCCAATCGACTGGACCAAATGGCTGTTGATTGGCACCGGCATGCTGATTTGCCTGCTGCTGCTGGTCATCCCGATGATCAGTATTTTCGTGCTGGCGTTTTCGGACGGCATTGCGGCGGTTTGGAAGAACCTGTCTGACTCCGACATGCTGCACTCTATCTGGCTGACGGTGTTAATGGCGCTGATCACCGTGCCGGTGAATCTGGTGTTCGGTACGCTGCTGGCGTGGCTGGTGGCGCGATTTAATTTCCCAGGGCGTCAGCTGTTGCTGACCCTGATCGACATTCCTTTTGCCGTGTCGCCGGTGGTCGCTGGCCTGCTGTATCTGCTGTTTTACGGCACCAATGGCCCGCTGGGGCCGTGGCTGGATGCCCATAATCTGCAATTTATGTTCGCCTGGCCGGGCATGGTGATGGTGACTATTTTCGTCACCTGTCCGTTTGTTATTCGCGAGCTGGTGCCGGTGATGCTCAGTCAGGGCAGCCATGAAGATGAAGCCGCCGTGCTGCTCGGCGCATCGGGTTGGCAGATGTTCCGCCGCGTGACCTTACCCAATATTCGCTGGGCGCTGCTGTACGGCGTGGTGTTGACCAACGCCCGCGCCATTGGTGAGTTCGGCGCCGTGTCGGTGGTTTCCGGTTCAATCCGCGGCGAAACCTACACGTTGCCATTACAAGTTGAATTACTGCATCAGGACTACAACACCGCTGGCGCGTTTACCGCCGCCGCGCTGTTGACCCTGATGGCGATAGTCACCCTATTTCTGAAAAGCGGCCTGCAATGGCGTTTGAAGCGTCACAACGACCGTCTTGAGCGGGAGGATAGCAATGAGCATTGA
- the cysT gene encoding sulfate/thiosulfate ABC transporter permease CysT has product MLLSSKRVLPGFTLSLGSSLLFVCLVLLLPLSALVMQLSQMTLAQYWSVITNDQVIAAYKVTLLSAGVASIFNCFFGMLMAWILTRYEFPGKSLLDGLMDLPFALPTAVAGLTLAGLFSVNGFYGQWLAHFDIKVAYTWLGIAVAMAFTSIPFVVRTVQPVLEELGPEYEEAAETLGASRWQSFRRVVLPEVMPSLMAGTALSFTRSLGEFGAVIFIAGNIAWKTEVTSLMIFIRLQEFDYPAASAIASVILAASLLLLFAINTLQSRYGRRLGGH; this is encoded by the coding sequence ATGTTGTTGTCGAGCAAACGCGTACTTCCCGGATTCACCCTCAGCCTCGGCAGCAGCTTGCTGTTCGTGTGTCTGGTGCTGTTATTGCCGCTGAGCGCATTGGTGATGCAGTTGTCACAAATGACGCTGGCGCAGTATTGGTCGGTCATTACCAATGATCAGGTGATTGCGGCTTATAAAGTCACTCTGCTGTCGGCGGGCGTGGCCAGTATTTTTAACTGCTTCTTCGGCATGCTGATGGCGTGGATCCTCACGCGCTATGAGTTTCCGGGCAAGAGCTTGCTCGACGGCTTAATGGATTTGCCCTTTGCATTGCCGACGGCGGTGGCGGGCCTGACGCTGGCCGGGCTGTTTTCGGTCAACGGCTTTTATGGTCAGTGGCTGGCGCATTTTGATATCAAAGTGGCCTACACCTGGCTGGGTATTGCAGTCGCCATGGCCTTCACCAGCATTCCGTTTGTGGTGCGCACGGTGCAGCCGGTGCTGGAAGAGTTAGGGCCGGAGTATGAAGAAGCTGCCGAAACCTTGGGTGCTTCGCGCTGGCAGAGCTTCCGCCGCGTGGTGTTGCCAGAGGTGATGCCGTCGCTGATGGCGGGCACCGCGCTGTCATTCACCCGCAGCCTTGGCGAGTTCGGCGCGGTGATTTTCATCGCCGGTAACATCGCGTGGAAAACGGAAGTGACCTCGCTGATGATTTTCATTCGCTTGCAGGAGTTTGACTACCCGGCGGCCAGCGCGATTGCTTCGGTGATTTTGGCGGCGTCGCTGTTGTTGCTGTTTGCGATTAACACTTTACAAAGCCGTTATGGCCGTCGTCTTGGAGGTCATTAA
- a CDS encoding sulfate ABC transporter substrate-binding protein, which yields MNGFRRGLLKSSLAAMLLASGAASATELLNSSYDVARELFAALNPPFQKQWAEQNGGDKLEIKQSHAGSSKQALAILQGLKADVVTYNQVTDVQILHDRGDLIPANWQSRLPNNSSPFYSTMAFLVRKGNPKNIHSWDDLTRADVKLIFPNPKTSGNGRYTYLAAWGAFNLEDGKNQEQTRAKMTQFLKNVQVFDTGGRGATTTFVERGLGDVLISFESEVNNIRKQYGDDNYEVIVPPVDILAEFPVAWVDKNVEKNGTEKAAKDYLNYLWSPQAQKIITSFNYRVYDKTAMAAAKGQFPDTKLFKVEDQFGSWPQVMKTHFDTGGELDKLLEQGHK from the coding sequence ATGAACGGATTTAGACGCGGATTACTCAAGAGTTCTCTTGCCGCCATGCTGCTGGCCAGCGGCGCGGCCTCTGCCACGGAATTACTCAATAGCTCCTATGATGTGGCGCGCGAACTGTTCGCTGCGCTCAATCCGCCATTTCAAAAGCAGTGGGCAGAGCAAAACGGTGGCGACAAGCTGGAGATTAAACAGTCTCACGCTGGCTCCTCCAAGCAGGCTTTGGCCATTCTGCAAGGCCTGAAGGCCGATGTCGTCACTTACAATCAGGTGACTGACGTACAAATTCTGCATGACCGCGGTGACCTGATCCCCGCCAATTGGCAAAGCCGCTTGCCTAACAACAGTTCGCCGTTCTATTCGACCATGGCGTTCTTGGTGCGCAAGGGCAACCCGAAAAACATTCACAGCTGGGACGACTTAACCCGTGCCGACGTCAAACTGATCTTCCCGAATCCGAAAACGTCAGGCAACGGCCGCTATACCTATCTGGCGGCGTGGGGCGCGTTCAATCTGGAAGACGGTAAAAACCAGGAACAGACCCGCGCGAAAATGACCCAGTTCCTGAAAAACGTTCAGGTGTTTGATACCGGCGGCCGTGGCGCCACCACCACCTTCGTCGAGCGCGGGCTGGGCGATGTGCTGATCAGCTTCGAGTCCGAAGTGAACAATATTCGCAAGCAATACGGCGACGACAACTATGAAGTGATTGTCCCGCCGGTAGACATTCTGGCGGAGTTCCCGGTGGCATGGGTCGACAAAAACGTCGAGAAAAACGGCACTGAGAAAGCGGCCAAAGATTACCTGAATTACCTCTGGAGCCCGCAGGCGCAGAAAATCATCACCAGCTTCAACTACCGCGTATATGACAAAACGGCCATGGCGGCGGCGAAAGGGCAGTTCCCTGATACCAAGCTATTCAAAGTTGAAGATCAGTTCGGCAGCTGGCCGCAGGTGATGAAAACGCATTTCGATACCGGCGGCGAGCTGGATAAATTGTTAGAGCAGGGTCACAAGTAA